The genomic window CCCCGACCTCGAAACCCCTCCAAGTCTTAAGAGTTTGCAGCTGTGAGCGCGGCCGGGGCCTCGCGGCGAGGGCCGGCTCCGTGCGAGGGTGTGCAGCGAGCCGAGCCGCGGCCTGGCCTGAACTCTTTGATCCCGGCGCCGCGCCTGGGACGAATCTGCAATCCTGGGCCCAGGGCCCTTTTCCATCCTCCCCCACTCGCTGCGGACAACATCTGGCTGCGGAGGAAGGGCCGGAGAGAGATGGGCGAGGGCCTGGCTGCCCTTGGCAAGGCAGCGAGGAGCGCTCGGGGGTGCCGCGGGAGGGCCGGGCCGTCGCTGAGCCCGGCCCCAGCCTCTCGCGTCTCCTCTGGCTCCCCGCGCCGATCCCCCCGGCTCCCGTGCCGCCCGCGGCTGTCGAGCGATGCCGGCCCTAACCGAGGGAGCGTCGCGGGTTGACATTACGGGGTTATAAATAGAGGCTCGCGCCTTCCGGGGAGCTGGCACCCCTCGGTTtgtcctgtccccccacccctgctccccttctcccccgGCTTTGCGGCGttggggacgcctgggtccgcgtCCCCACCGCCCCAGGCTGCTCTGGGTGCTGAGTGTCCCTgctctgtgcctcggtttccccacttTTAAAGCAAGGAGTGCTGGGGAAGGGGTGAGGACCGTTCCCTTCCGCTGTCCGGCACGGGGGCACCTCGTGGGAACGGCTTTCCCGAGGGCGGTGCGGAGGGCAAGCGGCAGAGCCCGGCCTTTCCGAGCGCGCGGCCGCGGGGCTTTGCTGGGGTTATCCGCCACGGGCCGGAGCCGCGTCCCGGCGTCGAGCGGCGATATCGGAGACCTGCCCTGCTGCCGGGGAGGCTGAGCTCGTCCGAGCCGAGAGTccccggttccccccccaccATCTTGAGGGTCCCCCTTTTATAGCACAGGGCACAAACGTCCTGCTGCCAGGAGGCAGCTTCGGTCTGGGGGTCCCCGATTGCTGCCGAGGCAGGACAAAGCAGGACCCTTGCCCAACCCGCCGGCTCCGatgctccctcctttcctcctcgcTCTTCTCCCAGGGCCGTGAGCCCTGGCGTGCGGCAGGGCCTGAGCGTCGCCTGCGCCGTTTCCGTCGTGGCTCTGCTCTCTCTTGGGGGCCCCGTGGCCCGTGCCGCCTGGGGGCCGCGCGCCCTCGAGCTCGCTCCCCCTCCGCGGAAACGAGCCCGCGCCGCTCGAACGCTCTGTCCCTGGCTCCTCTCCGAGGGAGGAAAGCGCCCGGCTTCCTTGGCTCGGACAGCGTGTCCTGCCTCGGCCGCTTGAAGCCGTCACCCTCGTGAATCGCGGTGAGCGCCGGGTCCCGGGGGAGCGCAGCTCTCTGCGaggagctgggggcaggggggagcccaGGGCCGGCCCTTGGACCCGTCCGGGCTGCTCCGGGGCTGGATTCGCTCCGTATTTCACAGGCGTCGCGCCCAGCTGCGACAGGGGTGATGCTGGAGTTGACCCAAGCGGCCCTGCTGTCCCCCTTCCCGCGCGCGGGGCCTCCGTCACCCGCCGGGGGCTTTGTGCTCCCCGCGCCGGGAAGGTGTACGGCTCTCCCGTGCCGTGCCGCTCCGGCCTCGCAGGCCTGGAGGGCCGGACGCGCCGCCCTAATCCTCCCGGCACGGCGGGAGGGACGCGAGGGGCTCCGCGGCCTCTTTGAACGCCCCGGGCTCGGCGTCCCTCGCCCTGGAGGCGAAGGCCGTGTTGCTGGGGGTCCCTTTGCATCGGCATCCAATAACTCTTGGGCCTTGCTAAAGCCTTCCCTTCCCGCTACCCGTCCGGCTCCAGACCGGCAGGAAATGAGAGCGTCTGGGTAAGAATGTGAGTTATGCGCGTTAATGTGCTTAAACTCCCTCTCGGAAACGGCCCGTTGGGGTTCAGGGAGAGGGGCAGCTCCGGCGTGCCCCTCGCTGCGGcctctgggctgcccaggacccGGCGGATCAGCTCCCGGCCACCCGTCCTCTCCCCCCGCCTTCCCCGGGGCGATGCTGCCCGCaggggccccggggtggggggcaccccaGCCTGGCTGCCGTTCGGCGCCTCGTTAGCCCAGCAGCTCGTTAAAAGGCAGCGGCCCTCGCGCGGGCTGCGAACGTTTGCGGGGTCGGTACCCGTTTGGGAAACGAGCCGCGGGCGCCTGCGTGATGCGCGGCCGCTCGTGTTATCGCCTGTTCTTAACGCCGGAGCTTTACGTAAGGTCcagttctctctttttgtttttttaatttttatttaaagaaaactttttttcttattattttcattttcctccagCGGGGGAACGTTTTTTTTGGAACGTTTTCTTTTTTCGGTCCCTTGTCGGATCGGGTCATTGCTCGGCCTCGTCTAAACACGGCGCCTCCTCCGGAGCCGCGCGGGGTTTTATTTGGGTGTTTGGGATGGACGACCGGTTCTGAGAAGCCCGCGGCGAAGCGGGCGAGCGAACGGAAAAATGCTAAACCGCTGACCCTCgcggcggcagtggcggcgccgGAGCCAAGGCGGATTGGTTCAACATGTGGGAGCGGGCCGAGGGCGTGCGTGTGAATCTGAATCAGCGCGGAGGCTCCCGGCCGGGTTCACGCCGTTCGGGCCCCGAGTCCTCGGCTGTTTGAttcgggaggggggggggggatcggcAAGGACGGGCACGAGCGGAGGCGAGGAAGAGGACGGGGGGTATCCGAAGGGCGTTTTGCAGCTCTTGGGGGACTCGCTGTGTTTTTTCCACGCAGCTGCGCTGGGCCAGACGAAAACCCCGGCCCGGCGGAGGCAGGAAACAAAAGCTGCTGCCGGCGAGGCCCGGCTGGAATGCGGGTGCTGGCCAAAGCAAACCTCGTGACGCAGGGTTCGCCGCGTGAATTCGCCCGGCCCCGAACCTCGTAAACATCCCGGCCTCCCAAAAAACCCCGCTCGGAAATTCCCACCAGGTTCCCGACCCCGTCGACACGGGAGGCCGCGGTACCCTCGCCCCGGTCGGGTGCCCCGCTGCTCCTTGGTCACCTTGTCCCCATCCTGGCCGGCCGCTCGGTGCGGCTGGGATGCGCCCCGTGTTGGGATCGGCTCCCTTCTCCCGTCCCTGGGGACCGGCAGCCTGACGTCTCCCCCCCGGTGCAGGACGTCCCCAGGGCTGCGGGCGTGTGTTTCGGAGCGGGGTTGCGCCCATCAGGTACCCTCCCTGACACCCCTCCgctgcctccgccagctcctGGAGTACGTGGGCAAGGGCAAGAGCATCATCGAcgtggggctggcccaggcccgGCACCCGCTCAGCACCCGCAGCCACTACTTCGAGGTGGAGATCATCGACCCCGGTGAGAAGTGCTACATCGCCCTGGGCCTGGCCCGCAAGGTGAggagccgcggggagggggcacgAGGGGACCCGGGCGTCCGGGGTGCCGGCCGGCCAGCCCGTGACcctgttcctcctctctttttgctCCAGGACTACCCAAAAAACCGGCACCCCGGCTGGAGCAGGGGCTCGGTGGCCTACCACGCAGGTGAGCAGGGGCACGAACCCCGAAGACGGCCAAgtgctgcggggcggggggacgtccccagtgccccccatcgCCCCCCGTCACCCCGGCCGGTCCCCGGGGGGCCGCTCGCCACCATCCCCCTTGCTGTGAGCCCCGGCGGCCCTCCCTCGCTCcctgcccgggctgctggccCTTCCCAACCCGGAGCCGCCCTCGCCGCGGCCCACGGAGGCGTTTTGTTTCTGTTGTTCTGGTTTTGCTCTCCCAAAacgtagcccccccccccccccccaacccgccacCGCCCAGGCCGAAATGTCAGAGCCTGCCGGATGctggcgcccgccccgcgcttgGGGCCAGGGCAGCGCTGCCCTTCCCCGCCAGCTCGCCCGGCTCTGCCTCCGGGGACGTTTCCTTTCCCCTAGCTCGGCCCTTCGGCCtcctcggcctcctcctcctcctcctcctcttcctggaaACCTTCTCCCAGCCTCATCCCTGCGCCCATCTTGGCATCGCGTCCCCGGGAGCCAAAGCCCTCCCCGCTTTGTTGGGCAGGGGGTGTTGGGTGGGTGTCgagtccccccaccccccaaatcccGGCCCCGTGATGAcatcttttcccccctcccagatGACGGGAAGATCTTCCACGGCAGCGGCGTGGGGGACCCCTTCGGGCCCCGCTGCTACAAGGGCGACATCATGGGCTGCGGCATCATGTTCCCCCGCGACTACATCCTCGACAGCGAAggtacggggagggggggggtccgcgGGAAAGGGGCGatgccccggctctgcccccgggAGGGTCTCCCGGCTGAGCCGTCCTCCGTCGTCCCCCCCGCCTCTCCAGGTGACAGTGACGACACCTGCGACACGGCCGACGTGAAACCCAAGCCGCGCGGCATCAGGAACGTCATGTACCtgcaccaggaggaggaggaggaggaagaggaggaggaagacgacGGCGAGGACATGGAGCAGGAGCACGAAGGCAAGAAGGTGGTGGTAAGAGCTTGATTGCGCCCCGGGGGGGAGCACCGCGGGGCTAATTCTCATCctgaggagggggggggcaggattgggccccccccatctccccccacccaCGCATGACCTGCCTTGGGGGTCCCCTGCATGGTACTGGGACACGGCTCCTCCCGTCCGCCCCCAGCCGTGGGGCACGTGgcagcccggggctgggggggctaaTGACACCGCTCCCTGCCCCTTTCCCACCCCCAAGCTTTTGGGGGGCACCTCCCAAGCGCTGGCGGCAGCCCAGGAAGCCCCGATtcacccccaaatgccccaactctgttcccccccctcccccaggtgTTCTTCACCCGCAACGGGAAGATCATCGGCAAGAAGGACGCGGTGGTGCCCGCTGGCGGGTACTTCCCCACCGTGGGCATGCTGAGCAGCGGCGAGAAGGTCAAGGTGGACTTGCACCCGCTCAGCGGCTAGGCCAGGGGGCCGCGGGGTTGGGGGGAAGTGGGCGCCTCttggccctgcctgccccccccccggtgccccctgcCAACCCCTTGCACTTTAATGCCTCTGCCCTGCGTCCCCCGGTGTTGGGGCACCCCCTTTTCCCCTGttattgcggggggggggggagtgtgtgcCCCACTCTCCCCCCCCGGGGGCCCTCACTGCCCGCTGGTGCCCCCTTGAAAGGGTATAGGTCCCCCCCAGGCCACGGTGTCCCCCCGTGTGTATGGGGGGACGTAACTCTGTCCCACCTCGGGGCAAACGAGCAGAGTTAAGGgccccaattccccccccccggccccattcATGGTGTCActgttacccccccccccatcttgtGAATGTAAAATGCCCCtctgggccccccccaccccatcccaaggggcagtgccccccgtccccctccccggcagcagctgctgcccccgtggggtgggggggaccccgCATGGGGGCCCCCCCGGCCACGCtgggggcagcgagcggcagggcccccccccgggcaggcgcTGAAAGAAGGAGGCTCCGAGACGGTTGTTTTCTCTGTTGGCATTTGCACATGGTCGGACAAGGAGGAGACAAGGGGTCCCGCGTCCCCCCCCTCGCATCGCGATATAGCTccgtgcccccccaccccccctatataatatatatatattagagaTGTCTGACTAAAGCTCATATAAATCCTTTCTTAGACAAAAATAGAGACTCTCTGCTTTATTAGCGCCCGGCTGGGAGGCGATGCccagcctggggcggggggggccgggccctgGGCGCTGCCCTCCCCCTTAAGGGGCAAattggggtgccgggggggggcaccTCCTTCTCCAGGGGGCTCAGGCAGCCTTGTGCGTCCCCCACCCCGGCGTTATCCTGGCCCCCTCCGCGCGCTGCCctacgttcccccccccccccgcccccgaggtGGGAGCCCCCTCGGCGCTGCGGTGGGGTGTCGGGGCTCGgcacccggggtggggggcgcccccCAGGCCGCTCACTTGCGGTGGGTGCCCAGCATGACCTTGGTGATGAAGTTGACGATGGCGGAGGCCGGCTGCTCGGGGTCGAGCTCGGCGAAGAGGTGGCAGGCGTTCTCGCAGGGGCCGCCCGGCTTCTTGGCCACGAAGCCGAAGATcctggcggtggtggtggtggtggggaggggggacacaCAGATGGCAGCGGGGACCCGGCACCGggacacccccccacccaccaccaccagcaccaccgctgttcccccccccgcctGTACTTACTTGGAGGTGGTGCCGTCGGCGTTGGCCCACCTGCCGGCGGAGAGATGCGGAGCGTCGTTAGCGGGGCGCTGATTAGCCGCATGCCCCCTGCTCgcgctgtgccccccccccaccatggtacCTGCGGTCCTGGGGGTCCGTGCTGCAGTAGGTGACGGTGCTGACGGGGTAGTGACGCCGGAAAAAgagcctggggcgggggggggggcacagggtgAGCGGGGGGCAGACGGTGCCCCCCGGGGTGATAGGACCTGGGGGGTGgtgctggggtttgggggggggcatGGTGGTACCCAGGGATGATGGTACCTGGGGGAGGGGTACCTGGAGGATTATGGTATCCAGGGATGACTGTACCTGGGGGTAGGGGTTGATGCAGGGattgggtggggaggggggcgttCGGGGCCCAGAGGATGATGGTACTGGGGGTGGGGCCAGGTTGTGatgctgttggggggggggtgttggagCCCAAAGGATGATGGTAGGCATGATTGTACCTGGGGGTGGATTGGAGGGGGTTCAGTGCCCAAGGGATGGTGGTACCCCAGGGATGATGGTAGCCAGGGATGATGGTACCCAGGGGGCGATGCTGGAAGTAGGGGGAATGGGGCCTAGAGGACGATGGTAGGCAGGGACGATGGtacccgtgtgtgtgtgtggcggggtgATGCTGGTGACTGCGGGAGGGTGGTACCCAGCAGGGGTGATGCCTGGGCTGAGGGGTTGGTACCCGAAGGACGGTCCCCAGGGAGCCGGTGCCCGCGGCGGGGTGATGCCtggggggtggcgggaggagcCGGGCAGGGTtttggggacggggggggggatgTCACTCACTTCCGCTGGCTGTCGGTGAGGGTGATGCCCTGCGCGGACACCTTGAAGTGGACGGTacaggcgggcgggcgcgggctgGAGGCCAGGACGGTGCCGGTGGCCTTGGCTACAGCCTGGGGCCCCGTCAGCGACTCCGTCTCCACCGAGCTCAGGTACAGCACGCTGCAGGCTGGCACCGGGCGCAGGCTGGCACCGGGGGGTGCGTGTCCCcccctccggctgcccccaacccGTGGCACAGGCCCCCTTCACCCCGTGACACCAGGGCTCAGCCCGtcacccccaccccagtgccaccATCCTGACACCCATCCCTCAGTACCCCCTGTCCTGATACCCCCGACACTACCGCCCTCCTGATACCCCCCTCCCGGTACCCCTGTCCAGCTATTCCCCCTCCCCGTACCCCCACCTGGTACCCCCCTCCCAGTACCCCTCATCCCAGTACCCCCTGTCCTGatacccccccagtgcccccatcccAATACCCTCATCCGACTAATCCCATCCCAGTACCCCTCATCCCAGTACCCCCAGTCCTGATCCCCCCCAGTGTTCCCATCCCAGTACCCCTCATTCCAATACCCTCATCCCAGTAATCCCATCCCAGTTCTCCCCCTCCactcccagtaccccccccccagcacccaccggCTCCCTGGCGCAGCAGGTCAGCGGCCGTGCTCATGTTGGGGGGCACCGGCACCTCCAGGCTCTCCTCCAGCGGGTCTGCGAGGGGGGGGGACAACGAGACaggctgggccccccccccccgccaggatgcctgggccccccccaggtTTGGGGAGGgcatggtgggggggggcagcgaatCCCCCAAAAGgagggagatttggggggggtgATGGGATGCATGGGGGTTCCTGTGCCCTGAGCGAAGggtgctggggggccggggggcacccATGCCGGGGgggtggacccccccccccagcacctaccTTTGCTGGGGATGCGGAGGGCGCAGGGCAGCGAGATGGGGGTGATGGAGTGCTGCAGCACCAGGGCGGGCAGGCTCCCTGCCGAGGAGGTTtatattttttgggggggagagccGTCAGGGGGCACCCCAAAGCCTaggtgccccccccagccccccatgcccccccctcACCGAAGTGGGGCTCGTCCTGGCACCCCTTGATCTTCACGCCCCGTGGCCCCGTCTCGATGAGGAAGTGTCGAACCAGCTGCTCCtgggggtcccctggggggggggacgaaGGGGACAGAGCTCAgcagcgaccccccccccccaaaaaaaaaaccccggacacctgggtgcgGGAGGTGTCAGGACCCATGGGGGGGGGTGACCAAGGACTtgagggggggttgggggggcttgGGGAGATGCTGGGGGACACGGGGTGTCCAGGGGGGCACTGGGATGCCCTAgactgggggggggtctgggggcattgtgggggggcttggggacacccGGGTGTGGGAGGTGTCAGGACCTATAGGGGTGACCAAGGGCTTGGGGGGAGGGTGCCAGGGGGCTCAGGGAGATGCTGGGGGAtacggggtgcccgggggggcaCTAGGATGCCCTTGGCTTGGGGGGTGGgtctggggacatgggggggcttggggacacctgggtgaggaaggtgttgggaCCCATGGGGGTGACCAAGGACTTGGGTTATGGGGGGGGTCAAGGAGATgctgggggacatggggcaccCGGGGAGGGTCCGGGGCACCGGGGTACCTGGGGCTTGCAGCAGTgcaaggctggggaggggggaccaggggcacccaggggtgctgggggggtcccgtACCCTTGCTGTGGGTGACGCAGTTGGGGGGCGGCGTGGCCACCTTGAGCGCCAGCCCGTAGGCGCCCTGGAAGGAGTTGCTGTCGCGGATGAGGAAGGAGCCCGGCTccttggccttgagcagggcgaTGGCTGCGGGGAGCCGGACGGcgtgagcccggacgcctgggcccctccgggcAGCAGCACccaccccgtccccgtccccgtacCTTGGTCCCGCGAGAGGCCGGGTTTGTACCAGAACTTGGACGTGTCCTGCACAAACGTGACGGTCCCGGGCGCCTCCGGCTGCGGTTGCTCCGCCAGCTCCCGGCACCCTTGGGTGCTGCCGCCGGTGGGACTCGGCTCGGGGGCGAAGGAGACGTgctggggggtggcggggggatcCCAGAgcccgccgggggccggcgggtgccGCTTCTCGGGCAGGGGCGGCTGGGCTACGGGCGGCTCGTAGTACGCCGTGGCCAGCGGGAAAGCGGGTGTCGGGGAGCCCGGGGAGGCCCCACCGTCggggcacccttgggtgctcGAGCTGCCGAGCGGAGAGCCGGGACCCCCGGTGGCTCGACCCGGGCTCCTGGTGCCGGTGGGCACGGGGGGCTCGATGGggcctcgggccgggccggcccggcgcggggtgGTCGGGGGGTCCGGCGTCTCGGGGCACCCGCCAGCCCCCAGGTCCCATGGGTGCCGGCGCGGCGAGCTGGGGCCTTCGGGGGTCCCGCGCCACGGTCCCCCCTCGCCCGGGCTCCTGCGCTCTGCGGGCACACAGCGAGGGTCAGGGTGCCAGCCGGCCCCCCGctagccccccgccgcccccccccgctagctgcatcccccccaccccgttcgtTAGCCACCCCCAGACTCCCCCCCCCAATGAAGCCCTTTTTGGCCACTAGCCCCTCCTGGACTCCCCACTGCCCTGCTGTGGCCATTAGACCCCCTCCCCATTAGCCCCTCTGTGGCTGctagaccccctcccccccaggcccccattAGCCCCTTTATGGCCACTAGcccccccctcagacccccattAACCTCTCTGTGGCCActagcccccccccccattagtCCCTCCATGGGCACtagcccccccccgaccctccCACTAGCCCTCTGTGGCcactagccccccccccccaggccccccattcGCCCCTCTGTGGGCActagccccccctcccccaaaccctCCCAATAGCCCTTTGTGGCCACTACTCCCCCCCTCCCAAGACCCCCCATTAGCCCCTTTGTGGCCCACCCCAGACCCTCATTAGCCCCTCCGTGGCCACTAaaccccccccaagaccccattAACCCCTTCACGGCCACTAGCCACCCCCTAGCCCCCTGTTAGCCCCTCCGTGGCCACtaaaccccccccccaagaccccattAACCCCTTCACGGCCACTAGCCACCCCCTAGCCCCCTGTTAGCCCCTCCGTGGCCACtaaaccccccccccaagaccccattAACCCCTTCACGGCCACTAGCCACCCCCTAGCCCCCTGTTAGCCCCTCCGTGGCcactaaacccccccccccaagaccccattAACCCCTTCACGGCCACTAGCCACCCCCTAGCCCCCTATTAGCCCCTCCGTGGCCACTAACCCCCCCCTCCCAAGAGCCCATTAACCCCTTCACGGCCACTAGCCACCCCCTAGCCCCCTATTAGCCCCCCCGTGGCCACTAAACCCCCCTCCCAAGACCCCATTAACCCCTTCACGGCCACTAGCCACCCCCTAGCCCCCTGTTAGCCCCCTCCATgagcccccccccagcagccttGCGGCCAGCagccgccgggggggggccccTCACCGCCGGGCGCGTGGGGGTCCGGCTGCCCGGGGATGCGGTAGCCGTCGCGGGCTTCCAAAGCGAGAGCCTCGTAGCCCAGCTTGCCGCCGGCGGGCCAGCagtcggcggggccgggccgggcggccggcggcaaCCTCGCGCAGCCCGAGGCCGGCGGGCCCGACCGGCCGCAGCGGGGGCAAGCGAAGGCCTCGAAAggctcgccggggccggcggccggcggcgggtggCTACCGGCGGCCCAAGCTTCGGCCGGCCGCTCCAAGCGCAGCCCGTagaaagcggcggcggcggcggcggcggccagctccTGCCCGCGTCCCCGGCAGTCCTGGCACGGGCAGAGCGGCGCCAGCTCCTCCAGCACCATCACCTCCCGGTAGCCCGGCGGCTGGTAGCCCGCCGCTTGCCGACCGTAGCCGCACAGGCGGAAACCTTCGGAGAGCGAGCGCTGCGCCCGCCGCTTCTCCCCGGCTCCGGCCTCGCCGCCGGGGCAGCCTTCGCCGCCGGGTCGGCGccgccggcgcgagccctcctcGGGGCTagcggagccggccggccggtAGCCCGAGCGGCAAGGGCAGCGGCGAGCCGCAGGGTGACACGGGCAGGACGACGGATCCCGGCCCTCCGGCTCCGACTCGTTTACGTCTTCGGGTAACCGCAGACCGAAACCGCCCAGCAAGCGGTCGAGCTCGCGGCGTtcggcggcggtggggggcgtcggggggccggcggcggtgacGTCGCCGGTGACGTCGCCGGCGGTGACGTCATCGCCGGGTGCCCCCCAAGGGTTGGGCGCCCGCTTCTTCTGCACCCGGGCGTAGGGGCTGCCGTCCAGCGGCCCCCGCGTGtgcgccggcagctctgcggggCGGGCGCGTTGCAAACCTCGGCCGGCTTGCAATGCAtatccccccccccatccccaacccGACCcctaggggcccaggcgtccgggcgcccccccccccccaaaccccggtACCTTCCAGGCTGTCCTGGTGACGCGCGTTGAAGCCCTCGTAGGAGTCCCAGCGCACAGCCGGGTCCGAGATGCTGTAGTCGACGGTGACGGCCGGGCTGTTGCGCAGGGTGTCCCAGCCTGCggatgggtgcggggggggggggaacccccttGGGTGGTcggttttgggtggggggggtctccccccttccccccccaccccaaccccccccctcACCTTTGATTTTCTCGGGGCCGGAGGAGAAGAC from Struthio camelus isolate bStrCam1 chromosome 28, bStrCam1.hap1, whole genome shotgun sequence includes these protein-coding regions:
- the TNS2 gene encoding tensin-2 isoform X1 is translated as MGRGGGARCWARPCCALPAGRQGAGTRRPPKPGKAPEPHSFKEKVFKKKKAPCAACKEAIEAQGLVCRVCKIASHKRCEAKVALPCQALPPPELRRNTAPVRRSENLGSTKSLNSTRQRSTLPRSFSLDQVMERKFDFDLTYITERIISVFFPGALDEGRYRAHLREVAHMLTSKHQDKYTLFNLSEKRRDITRLNPKVQDFGWPDLHAPPLDKLCSICKAVEGWLRAHPQHVAVLHCKGGKGKTGVIVAAYMHYSKISASADQALGTLTMRKFCEEKVASALQPSQRRYIDYFSGLLSGSIKMNSNTLFLHHVLVPALPGFEPGAGYQPFLKIYQSMQLVYTSGVYSTSGTSTQSLCITLEPALLLKGDVMVKCYHKQRRGPERAVVFRVQFHTCTVHGSRLRFGKDELDEAWRDERFPFEASVEFVFSSGPEKIKGWDTLRNSPAVTVDYSISDPAVRWDSYEGFNARHQDSLEELPAHTRGPLDGSPYARVQKKRAPNPWGAPGDDVTAGDVTGDVTAAGPPTPPTAAERRELDRLLGGFGLRLPEDVNESEPEGRDPSSCPCHPAARRCPCRSGYRPAGSASPEEGSRRRRRPGGEGCPGGEAGAGEKRRAQRSLSEGFRLCGYGRQAAGYQPPGYREVMVLEELAPLCPCQDCRGRGQELAAAAAAAAFYGLRLERPAEAWAAGSHPPPAAGPGEPFEAFACPRCGRSGPPASGCARLPPAARPGPADCWPAGGKLGYEALALEARDGYRIPGQPDPHAPGERRSPGEGGPWRGTPEGPSSPRRHPWDLGAGGCPETPDPPTTPRRAGPARGPIEPPVPTGTRSPGRATGGPGSPLGSSSTQGCPDGGASPGSPTPAFPLATAYYEPPVAQPPLPEKRHPPAPGGLWDPPATPQHVSFAPEPSPTGGSTQGCRELAEQPQPEAPGTVTFVQDTSKFWYKPGLSRDQAIALLKAKEPGSFLIRDSNSFQGAYGLALKVATPPPNCVTHSKGDPQEQLVRHFLIETGPRGVKIKGCQDEPHFGSLPALVLQHSITPISLPCALRIPSKDPLEESLEVPVPPNMSTAADLLRQGAACSVLYLSSVETESLTGPQAVAKATGTVLASSPRPPACTVHFKVSAQGITLTDSQRKLFFRRHYPVSTVTYCSTDPQDRRWANADGTTSKIFGFVAKKPGGPCENACHLFAELDPEQPASAIVNFITKVMLGTHRK
- the TNS2 gene encoding tensin-2 isoform X3 — translated: MKPGKAPEPHSFKEKVFKKKKAPCAACKEAIEAQGLVCRVCKIASHKRCEAKVALPCQALPPPELRRNTAPVRRSENLGSTKSLNSTRQRSTLPRSFSLDQVMERKFDFDLTYITERIISVFFPGALDEGRYRAHLREVAHMLTSKHQDKYTLFNLSEKRRDITRLNPKVQDFGWPDLHAPPLDKLCSICKAVEGWLRAHPQHVAVLHCKGGKGKTGVIVAAYMHYSKISASADQALGTLTMRKFCEEKVASALQPSQRRYIDYFSGLLSGSIKMNSNTLFLHHVLVPALPGFEPGAGYQPFLKIYQSMQLVYTSGVYSTSGTSTQSLCITLEPALLLKGDVMVKCYHKQRRGPERAVVFRVQFHTCTVHGSRLRFGKDELDEAWRDERFPFEASVEFVFSSGPEKIKGWDTLRNSPAVTVDYSISDPAVRWDSYEGFNARHQDSLEELPAHTRGPLDGSPYARVQKKRAPNPWGAPGDDVTAGDVTGDVTAAGPPTPPTAAERRELDRLLGGFGLRLPEDVNESEPEGRDPSSCPCHPAARRCPCRSGYRPAGSASPEEGSRRRRRPGGEGCPGGEAGAGEKRRAQRSLSEGFRLCGYGRQAAGYQPPGYREVMVLEELAPLCPCQDCRGRGQELAAAAAAAAFYGLRLERPAEAWAAGSHPPPAAGPGEPFEAFACPRCGRSGPPASGCARLPPAARPGPADCWPAGGKLGYEALALEARDGYRIPGQPDPHAPGERRSPGEGGPWRGTPEGPSSPRRHPWDLGAGGCPETPDPPTTPRRAGPARGPIEPPVPTGTRSPGRATGGPGSPLGSSSTQGCPDGGASPGSPTPAFPLATAYYEPPVAQPPLPEKRHPPAPGGLWDPPATPQHVSFAPEPSPTGGSTQGCRELAEQPQPEAPGTVTFVQDTSKFWYKPGLSRDQAIALLKAKEPGSFLIRDSNSFQGAYGLALKVATPPPNCVTHSKGDPQEQLVRHFLIETGPRGVKIKGCQDEPHFGSLPALVLQHSITPISLPCALRIPSKDPLEESLEVPVPPNMSTAADLLRQGAACSVLYLSSVETESLTGPQAVAKATGTVLASSPRPPACTVHFKVSAQGITLTDSQRKLFFRRHYPVSTVTYCSTDPQDRRWANADGTTSKIFGFVAKKPGGPCENACHLFAELDPEQPASAIVNFITKVMLGTHRK
- the TNS2 gene encoding tensin-2 isoform X2 gives rise to the protein MKPRGAVGTLLRALGRPDGTGSGTPGKAPEPHSFKEKVFKKKKAPCAACKEAIEAQGLVCRVCKIASHKRCEAKVALPCQALPPPELRRNTAPVRRSENLGSTKSLNSTRQRSTLPRSFSLDQVMERKFDFDLTYITERIISVFFPGALDEGRYRAHLREVAHMLTSKHQDKYTLFNLSEKRRDITRLNPKVQDFGWPDLHAPPLDKLCSICKAVEGWLRAHPQHVAVLHCKGGKGKTGVIVAAYMHYSKISASADQALGTLTMRKFCEEKVASALQPSQRRYIDYFSGLLSGSIKMNSNTLFLHHVLVPALPGFEPGAGYQPFLKIYQSMQLVYTSGVYSTSGTSTQSLCITLEPALLLKGDVMVKCYHKQRRGPERAVVFRVQFHTCTVHGSRLRFGKDELDEAWRDERFPFEASVEFVFSSGPEKIKGWDTLRNSPAVTVDYSISDPAVRWDSYEGFNARHQDSLEELPAHTRGPLDGSPYARVQKKRAPNPWGAPGDDVTAGDVTGDVTAAGPPTPPTAAERRELDRLLGGFGLRLPEDVNESEPEGRDPSSCPCHPAARRCPCRSGYRPAGSASPEEGSRRRRRPGGEGCPGGEAGAGEKRRAQRSLSEGFRLCGYGRQAAGYQPPGYREVMVLEELAPLCPCQDCRGRGQELAAAAAAAAFYGLRLERPAEAWAAGSHPPPAAGPGEPFEAFACPRCGRSGPPASGCARLPPAARPGPADCWPAGGKLGYEALALEARDGYRIPGQPDPHAPGERRSPGEGGPWRGTPEGPSSPRRHPWDLGAGGCPETPDPPTTPRRAGPARGPIEPPVPTGTRSPGRATGGPGSPLGSSSTQGCPDGGASPGSPTPAFPLATAYYEPPVAQPPLPEKRHPPAPGGLWDPPATPQHVSFAPEPSPTGGSTQGCRELAEQPQPEAPGTVTFVQDTSKFWYKPGLSRDQAIALLKAKEPGSFLIRDSNSFQGAYGLALKVATPPPNCVTHSKGDPQEQLVRHFLIETGPRGVKIKGCQDEPHFGSLPALVLQHSITPISLPCALRIPSKDPLEESLEVPVPPNMSTAADLLRQGAACSVLYLSSVETESLTGPQAVAKATGTVLASSPRPPACTVHFKVSAQGITLTDSQRKLFFRRHYPVSTVTYCSTDPQDRRWANADGTTSKIFGFVAKKPGGPCENACHLFAELDPEQPASAIVNFITKVMLGTHRK